One part of the Streptomyces ferrugineus genome encodes these proteins:
- a CDS encoding transcriptional regulator: protein MTAVGTTPPPRLPVRDRTAARVRCGGGVSPMLTRLAEERATGVLDREHGTLHLAEGRIVHAESPLAPGLGVLLTAHGALDAETWRDVEDSADEGRLRRYGVTPGALELAQVGAVYDAAYFALAPSSTPGRFRYGAAHWLAAVHPVPVAELERETLRRRALLRRIWPDPATDGAPLIRADPVAAPAVPSRQAAVLAQVDGVRRAVDIARELGRPAFHTLVHLRRLAAAGLVSAQPPPAPAPPPDAAADPYVALLKRVRDALEAL, encoded by the coding sequence ATGACCGCGGTCGGAACCACCCCGCCACCGCGCCTGCCGGTCCGGGACCGCACGGCGGCCCGGGTGCGCTGCGGGGGCGGCGTCTCCCCGATGCTGACCCGGCTCGCCGAGGAGCGGGCCACCGGGGTCCTGGACCGCGAGCACGGCACGCTCCATCTGGCCGAGGGCCGGATCGTGCACGCCGAGAGCCCGCTCGCACCCGGCCTCGGCGTGCTCCTGACGGCCCATGGCGCCCTCGACGCCGAGACCTGGCGGGACGTCGAGGACAGCGCCGACGAGGGGCGGCTGCGGCGGTACGGCGTCACGCCGGGCGCGCTGGAGCTGGCGCAGGTCGGCGCGGTGTACGACGCCGCGTACTTCGCCCTCGCGCCCAGCAGCACGCCGGGCCGCTTCCGCTACGGCGCCGCGCACTGGCTGGCCGCGGTGCATCCGGTGCCGGTGGCCGAGCTGGAGCGCGAGACGCTGCGCCGCCGCGCGCTGCTGCGCCGTATCTGGCCCGACCCGGCGACCGACGGCGCGCCCCTGATCCGGGCCGACCCGGTGGCGGCGCCGGCGGTCCCGTCCCGGCAGGCCGCCGTGCTGGCCCAGGTGGACGGCGTGCGCAGGGCCGTGGACATCGCGCGGGAGCTGGGCAGACCGGCGTTCCACACGCTGGTGCACCTGCGGCGGCTGGCCGCGGCGGGGCTCGTGTCCGCGCAGCCGCCGCCCGCCCCCGCTCCCCCGCCCGACGCCGCCGCCGATCCCTACGTCGCGCTGCTGAAGAGGGTCAGGGATGCGCTGGAGGCCCTTTGA
- a CDS encoding MurR/RpiR family transcriptional regulator produces MSADRNTGGTDSPAARLQALFEGHRLTPTQRRIAHSMVRRAADVPFLSSVELAELAGVSQPSVTRFAVALGFDGYPALRRHLREVAPVEPAADTGSYNEYQQAVEAEIENLRHLAEVLADPRPVQKAGRLLAASRPLPVLGLRAAASQAYGFSYFAAKVHPDVRLLHEGGTMIHDRIDAAVRAGATTLLCFALPRHPREVVDTLSYAKESGLTVVTVADSAFAPVAKVSDLLLPAAVGTGLAFDTACAPMLLGRVLLEAMCDDLPDAQARLEEFDARAAARGLFVE; encoded by the coding sequence ATGAGCGCGGACAGGAACACGGGCGGGACGGACAGCCCCGCCGCGCGACTTCAGGCGCTCTTCGAGGGGCACCGGCTGACGCCGACCCAGCGGCGTATCGCGCACAGCATGGTGCGCCGGGCCGCCGACGTGCCGTTCCTGTCCAGCGTCGAGCTGGCCGAGCTGGCCGGGGTCAGCCAGCCGTCCGTGACCCGCTTCGCCGTCGCCCTCGGCTTCGACGGCTACCCGGCGCTGCGCAGGCACCTGCGCGAGGTCGCGCCCGTCGAGCCCGCGGCGGACACCGGCTCGTACAACGAGTACCAGCAGGCCGTCGAGGCCGAGATCGAGAACCTGCGGCATCTGGCGGAGGTGCTGGCCGACCCGCGCCCGGTGCAGAAGGCCGGCCGCCTGCTCGCGGCCTCCCGCCCGCTGCCCGTGCTCGGCCTGCGCGCGGCGGCCTCCCAGGCGTACGGCTTCTCGTACTTCGCCGCCAAGGTCCACCCGGACGTACGGCTGCTGCACGAGGGCGGCACGATGATCCACGACCGTATCGACGCCGCCGTACGGGCCGGCGCGACGACCCTGCTCTGCTTCGCGCTGCCCCGGCATCCGCGCGAGGTCGTGGACACCCTCTCCTACGCCAAGGAGTCCGGGCTGACCGTGGTGACCGTGGCCGACTCCGCGTTCGCGCCGGTCGCCAAGGTCTCCGACCTGCTGCTGCCCGCCGCCGTCGGCACCGGCCTCGCCTTCGACACGGCCTGCGCGCCGATGCTGCTGGGCCGGGTCCTGCTGGAGGCCATGTGCGACGACCTGCCGGACGCGCAGGCGCGGCTGGAGGAGTTCGACGCGCGGGCGGCGGCGCGGGGGCTGTTCGTCGAGTGA
- a CDS encoding roadblock/LC7 domain-containing protein, whose product MAAEAPILDEFRRLRARVPQLTGALAAGVDGLVLAHDTPGVEPDGLAALTAAALGVAVRVTDATGRGDFRELLLRGTDGYVATYAAGRTAVLTLLATDGVNVGRLHLEGRRAGARIGELVDAKATPARRGPAKSPAKESAGPMPTRTRTARAARTTTANARTATES is encoded by the coding sequence ATGGCGGCCGAGGCCCCGATACTCGACGAGTTCCGCCGGCTCAGAGCCCGTGTGCCCCAGCTGACCGGAGCGCTCGCGGCCGGCGTGGACGGCCTCGTCCTCGCCCACGACACCCCGGGCGTCGAACCGGACGGCCTCGCCGCACTGACCGCCGCCGCGCTCGGCGTCGCGGTGCGGGTGACGGACGCGACCGGCCGGGGCGACTTCCGCGAACTGCTCCTGCGCGGGACGGACGGCTATGTCGCCACGTACGCCGCGGGCCGCACCGCCGTGCTGACCCTGCTCGCCACCGACGGCGTCAACGTCGGCCGGCTGCATCTGGAGGGCCGTCGCGCCGGTGCCCGCATCGGGGAGCTCGTGGACGCGAAAGCGACGCCCGCGCGCCGCGGCCCGGCCAAGAGCCCGGCCAAGGAGTCCGCCGGACCCATGCCCACCCGCACCAGAACCGCGCGCGCCGCACGCACCACCACGGCCAACGCGCGTACCGCTACCGAAAGTTGA
- a CDS encoding type III PLP-dependent enzyme domain-containing protein, with translation MSSDDGMTGDVVGIPEYDAGRVARRDEAVRAAVEQGLLGPDSPIVGLLDVTGIRESAAALRAAFDALVAPGTPVLHAFAVKATPLVPVLRLLRDEGIGAEVASPGELALARAAGLRPERTVLDSPAKTPAELREALALGVAVNADNPQELDRIDALMRSAASRSPLGIRVNPQVGGGSIEATSTATATSKFGVALRDEGAREWVVRAYQDRPWLTRLHAHTGSQGIPLSLMAQGVAQAFALAEEINRRIGRRQIDTLDIGGGLPVNFASDATTPTYAQYARLLGEAVPGLFDGRYGLVTEFGRSLLAKHGTVVARVEYAKSAGGRPVAVTHAGVQVATRTVYAPGSWPLRIAAYDGKGRPKEGPAVVQDVAGPACFSGDLLAEGSALPLLAQGDYAAALDTGAYYFAHHYAYNSLARPGVYGFAPDDAGGIAFATVREPQSLDEIVAESGGAHAGSLTTLPAPRRR, from the coding sequence ATGAGCTCGGACGACGGCATGACGGGGGATGTTGTGGGAATACCGGAGTACGACGCCGGCCGGGTGGCCCGGCGCGACGAGGCGGTGCGGGCGGCCGTGGAGCAGGGGCTGCTCGGGCCGGACTCACCCATCGTCGGGCTGCTGGACGTCACCGGCATCCGGGAGTCCGCGGCGGCGCTGCGGGCGGCGTTCGACGCGCTGGTGGCGCCGGGCACACCGGTGCTGCACGCCTTCGCGGTGAAGGCGACCCCGCTGGTGCCGGTGCTGCGGCTGCTGCGCGACGAGGGCATCGGCGCGGAGGTGGCGAGCCCGGGGGAGCTGGCGCTGGCGCGGGCGGCGGGGCTGCGCCCGGAGCGGACGGTCCTGGACTCGCCCGCGAAGACGCCGGCCGAGCTGCGCGAGGCGCTGGCGCTGGGTGTCGCGGTCAACGCGGACAACCCGCAGGAGCTGGACCGCATCGACGCTCTCATGAGGTCGGCCGCGAGTCGCTCACCGCTCGGGATACGGGTGAATCCGCAGGTCGGCGGGGGTTCGATCGAGGCGACGTCCACGGCCACGGCGACCTCGAAGTTCGGGGTGGCGCTGCGCGACGAGGGGGCGCGGGAGTGGGTCGTACGGGCGTATCAGGACCGTCCGTGGCTGACCCGGCTGCATGCGCACACCGGCTCTCAGGGCATCCCGCTGTCGCTGATGGCACAAGGGGTCGCGCAGGCGTTCGCGCTGGCCGAGGAGATCAACCGGCGGATCGGGCGGCGGCAGATCGACACGCTCGACATCGGCGGTGGACTGCCGGTGAACTTCGCGTCGGACGCGACCACGCCGACCTACGCGCAGTACGCGCGGCTGCTGGGCGAGGCGGTGCCGGGGCTGTTCGACGGGCGCTACGGGCTGGTCACGGAGTTCGGGCGCTCGCTGCTCGCCAAGCACGGGACGGTCGTGGCGCGGGTCGAGTACGCCAAGAGCGCCGGCGGCCGGCCGGTGGCGGTCACGCACGCGGGTGTGCAGGTGGCGACCCGGACGGTGTACGCGCCGGGGAGCTGGCCGCTGAGGATCGCCGCCTACGACGGCAAGGGGCGCCCGAAGGAGGGCCCGGCGGTGGTGCAGGACGTGGCCGGGCCGGCCTGCTTCTCGGGTGATCTGCTGGCCGAGGGGAGCGCGCTGCCGCTGCTGGCGCAGGGCGACTACGCGGCGGCGCTGGACACGGGGGCGTACTACTTCGCGCACCACTACGCGTACAACTCCCTCGCCCGGCCCGGTGTGTACGGCTTCGCGCCGGACGACGCCGGGGGCATCGCCTTCGCGACGGTGCGCGAGCCGCAGTCGCTGGACGAGATCGTGGCCGAATCGGGAGGGGCGCACGCGGGCTCGCTCACCACCCTGCCCGCGCCGAGGCGGCGTTGA
- a CDS encoding allantoate amidohydrolase, protein MTFHSMWAELLPIGRSSASGGYRRYAWTGADLDCRAWFKQQAESRGLTYEVDRNGNQWAWLGDPAAGDAVVTGSHLDSVPDGGAFDGPLGVVSSFAALDELRGRGVDLAKPLAIVNFGDEEGARFGLACVGSRLTAGQLTVDDAHRLTDGDGVSLPHAMEAAGYDPGSIGPDPERLGRIGAFVELHVEQGRALDLSGDRVGIASAIWPHGRWRFDFRGEANHAGTTRLVDRRDPMLTYAETVLAARREAELAGAVATFGKIAVEPNGVNAIPSLVRGWLDSRAEDQSSLDAVVGGIEKAARQYAEAHGIDLDVVRESFTPVVEFDHALRDELARILVKDTDITVPVLGTGAGHDAGILSGTIPTAMLFVRNPTGVSHSPAEFAAEDDCVAGVIALADVLEGLACT, encoded by the coding sequence GTGACCTTCCACAGCATGTGGGCGGAGCTGCTGCCGATCGGCCGCAGCTCCGCCTCCGGCGGCTACCGTCGCTACGCCTGGACCGGCGCCGACCTCGACTGCCGGGCCTGGTTCAAGCAGCAGGCGGAGTCCCGCGGGCTGACCTACGAGGTCGACCGGAACGGGAACCAGTGGGCCTGGCTCGGCGACCCCGCCGCCGGGGACGCCGTCGTCACCGGGTCGCATCTCGACTCCGTGCCGGACGGAGGGGCCTTCGACGGGCCCTTGGGCGTCGTGTCCTCCTTCGCGGCCCTCGACGAACTGCGCGGCAGGGGCGTGGACCTCGCCAAGCCCCTCGCCATCGTCAACTTCGGCGACGAGGAGGGCGCCCGCTTCGGGCTCGCCTGTGTCGGCTCCCGGCTCACCGCCGGGCAGCTCACCGTCGACGACGCCCACCGGCTGACCGACGGCGACGGCGTCAGCCTGCCCCACGCCATGGAGGCCGCCGGCTACGACCCCGGCTCCATCGGCCCCGACCCCGAGCGGCTCGGCCGCATCGGCGCCTTCGTCGAACTGCATGTCGAGCAGGGGCGGGCGCTGGACCTGTCCGGCGACCGGGTCGGCATCGCCAGCGCCATCTGGCCGCACGGCCGGTGGCGGTTCGACTTCCGGGGCGAGGCCAACCACGCGGGGACCACCCGGCTCGTGGACCGGCGCGACCCCATGCTGACGTACGCCGAGACCGTGCTCGCCGCCCGCCGGGAGGCCGAACTCGCCGGTGCCGTCGCCACCTTCGGCAAGATCGCCGTCGAGCCCAACGGCGTCAACGCCATCCCCTCCCTGGTGCGCGGCTGGCTCGACTCCCGTGCCGAGGACCAGTCGAGCCTCGACGCCGTCGTCGGCGGCATCGAGAAGGCGGCCCGGCAGTACGCGGAGGCGCACGGCATCGACCTCGACGTCGTCCGGGAGTCCTTCACGCCCGTGGTCGAGTTCGACCACGCCCTGCGCGACGAACTGGCCCGCATCCTGGTCAAGGACACCGACATCACCGTGCCCGTCCTGGGTACCGGTGCCGGACACGACGCCGGAATCCTCTCCGGCACGATTCCGACCGCCATGCTGTTCGTACGCAACCCCACGGGCGTCTCGCACTCCCCGGCCGAGTTCGCCGCCGAGGACGACTGCGTGGCCGGAGTCATCGCCCTCGCCGACGTACTGGAAGGACTGGCCTGCACGTGA
- a CDS encoding aromatic amino acid ammonia-lyase, with product MSSRIVDIPGVVSSGHTGLVVLDGIGLGVEDVARLADGTARPVPATDAMKRAEESWDAARLIAATGRVYGRSTGVGANRNEDVPTHAAAEHGLRLLRSHAGAIGEELPARQVRAMLAVRANQLLAGGAGLRPTVITALCEALESGAHPVVNEFGSVGTGDLAALAQTGLALAGEHPWRGSGAPEPQPLDNNDALAFISSNALTLGQAALALHELRGLIAATQVVAALSLLAVDGSHEAYAAPVHTARPHRGSTEVARRMRELIGAEDRPTPPLGRIQDPYGFRCLPQIHGPAHDAADALGEVLAVEINAAAENPLISPEDMAAYHHGGFYQAQLALALDHFRLALTQVARLSTSRLSTLNEPAYTRLRPFLADQEAASSGVMILEYAAGAALGDLRAFSAPASLGHAVLSRGVEEQASFASLAARQTLRACGAYRLVVGCELVAAVRALRQRGLRPDPGLPVGRALSLAESVLDDDPADRPLTDDVTAAAALLDRFTEIWRGSAA from the coding sequence ATGTCGTCTCGGATCGTGGACATCCCCGGTGTCGTGTCCTCCGGGCACACCGGTCTGGTCGTCCTCGACGGGATCGGGCTCGGCGTCGAGGACGTCGCCCGCCTCGCCGACGGGACCGCGCGGCCGGTCCCCGCGACCGACGCGATGAAACGCGCCGAGGAGTCCTGGGACGCGGCCCGGCTCATCGCCGCGACCGGCCGCGTCTACGGCCGCTCCACCGGCGTCGGCGCCAACCGGAACGAGGACGTGCCCACCCACGCCGCCGCCGAGCACGGCCTGCGCCTGCTGCGCAGCCACGCCGGTGCCATCGGCGAGGAACTGCCCGCCCGGCAGGTCAGGGCCATGCTCGCGGTACGCGCCAACCAGCTGCTCGCGGGCGGGGCCGGCCTGCGCCCCACCGTCATCACCGCGCTGTGCGAGGCCCTGGAGAGCGGCGCCCATCCGGTCGTGAACGAGTTCGGCTCGGTCGGCACCGGAGACCTCGCGGCCCTGGCCCAGACCGGCCTCGCGCTGGCCGGCGAGCACCCCTGGCGTGGCTCCGGGGCGCCCGAACCGCAGCCGCTCGACAACAACGACGCCCTCGCGTTCATCAGCAGCAACGCCCTCACCCTCGGCCAGGCCGCCCTGGCCCTGCACGAACTGCGCGGCCTCATCGCCGCCACCCAGGTCGTCGCCGCCCTGTCGCTGCTCGCGGTCGACGGCTCCCACGAGGCGTACGCCGCCCCCGTGCACACCGCCCGGCCGCACCGGGGCAGCACCGAGGTGGCCCGCCGGATGCGGGAGCTGATCGGCGCCGAGGACCGGCCCACCCCGCCGCTCGGCCGGATCCAGGACCCGTACGGCTTCCGCTGTCTGCCCCAGATCCACGGCCCCGCGCACGACGCCGCCGACGCCCTGGGGGAGGTGCTCGCGGTCGAGATCAACGCCGCCGCCGAGAACCCCCTGATCTCCCCCGAGGACATGGCCGCCTACCACCACGGCGGCTTCTACCAGGCCCAACTCGCCCTCGCCCTGGACCACTTCCGGCTGGCGCTGACCCAGGTGGCCCGGCTGTCGACCTCCCGACTGTCCACCCTGAACGAGCCCGCCTACACCCGTCTGCGGCCCTTCCTCGCCGACCAGGAGGCCGCCTCGTCCGGCGTGATGATCCTGGAGTACGCCGCCGGAGCCGCCCTCGGCGATCTGCGGGCCTTCTCCGCCCCCGCCTCGCTCGGCCACGCTGTACTCTCCCGGGGCGTGGAGGAGCAGGCCAGCTTCGCCTCGCTCGCCGCGCGGCAGACACTGCGCGCGTGCGGCGCGTACCGTCTCGTCGTCGGCTGCGAACTCGTCGCCGCCGTACGGGCGTTGCGCCAGCGCGGCCTCAGGCCCGACCCTGGGCTTCCGGTCGGCCGGGCGCTTTCGCTGGCGGAGTCGGTGCTCGACGACGACCCGGCCGACCGCCCGCTCACCGACGACGTGACCGCGGCGGCGGCACTGCTGGACCGGTTCACGGAGATCTGGAGGGGGAGCGCGGCATGA
- a CDS encoding formimidoylglutamate deiminase: MTPTERTRTYWLEHAWLETHVEPGVALEVRDGRIAAVRTDVPAPPPGAEPLRGLTLPGLANAHSHAFHRALRGTVQVGSGTFWTWREVMYATADRLTPETYHALARAVYAEMALAGITAVGEFHYVHHAPGGTPYADPNAMGEALIAAAAEAGIRITLLDTAYLSSGFGQAPNTHQLRFSDGNAEAWAERCSVLKEQDHARIGAAVHSVRAVPADQLETVARWAEERRAPLHVHLSEQTAENEACLEVHGCTPTQLLALHGVLGPRTTGVHNTHLTAEDISLIGGSGTGTCMCPTTERDLADGIGPAAALQNEGSPLCLGSDSHAVIDLLEEARAMELNERLRTRTRGHWTAAALLRAASADGHAALGWDGAGTLEAGALADFTTVALDSVRTAGPLPRLGAETAVFAASAADVSHTVVAGRHVVRDGAHTLVPDVPRALADAVEALRG, from the coding sequence GTGACGCCCACCGAGCGGACCCGTACGTACTGGCTGGAGCACGCCTGGCTCGAAACCCACGTCGAGCCGGGTGTCGCCCTGGAGGTGCGCGACGGCCGTATCGCCGCCGTCCGGACCGACGTCCCCGCCCCGCCCCCGGGAGCCGAGCCGCTGCGCGGACTGACCCTCCCCGGCCTGGCGAACGCCCACAGCCACGCCTTCCACCGCGCCCTGCGCGGCACCGTCCAGGTCGGCTCGGGCACCTTCTGGACCTGGCGCGAGGTCATGTACGCCACCGCCGACCGGCTCACCCCGGAGACCTATCACGCCCTCGCCCGCGCCGTGTACGCCGAGATGGCGCTGGCCGGGATCACGGCGGTCGGCGAGTTCCACTACGTCCACCACGCGCCGGGCGGCACCCCCTACGCCGACCCCAACGCGATGGGCGAGGCCCTGATCGCGGCCGCCGCCGAAGCCGGCATCCGGATCACCCTCCTCGACACCGCCTACCTCTCCTCCGGCTTCGGACAGGCCCCCAACACCCACCAGCTCCGCTTCTCCGACGGGAACGCCGAGGCCTGGGCCGAACGCTGTTCAGTTCTCAAGGAACAAGATCACGCACGGATCGGGGCGGCCGTCCACTCCGTACGGGCCGTGCCCGCCGACCAGTTGGAGACCGTGGCGCGGTGGGCCGAGGAGCGGCGGGCCCCGCTCCATGTGCACCTGTCCGAGCAGACCGCCGAGAACGAGGCCTGTCTGGAGGTCCACGGCTGCACCCCGACCCAGCTCCTCGCCCTGCACGGCGTCCTCGGCCCGCGCACCACCGGCGTCCACAACACCCACCTCACCGCCGAGGACATCTCCCTGATCGGCGGCAGCGGCACCGGCACCTGTATGTGCCCGACCACCGAGCGGGACCTCGCCGACGGCATCGGACCGGCCGCCGCCCTGCAGAACGAGGGCTCCCCGCTCTGTCTCGGCTCCGACAGCCACGCCGTGATCGACCTGCTCGAAGAGGCGCGCGCGATGGAGCTCAACGAGCGCCTGCGCACCCGCACCCGCGGTCACTGGACGGCGGCGGCCCTGCTGCGGGCGGCCTCCGCCGACGGCCACGCGGCGCTCGGCTGGGACGGCGCGGGCACCCTGGAGGCCGGCGCGCTCGCCGACTTCACGACGGTCGCGCTCGACTCGGTCAGGACGGCAGGGCCGCTTCCGCGGCTCGGGGCCGAGACGGCCGTATTCGCCGCGTCGGCAGCAGACGTGTCGCATACGGTCGTGGCAGGCCGGCACGTCGTGCGGGACGGGGCCCACACCCTCGTACCGGATGTGCCGCGAGCCCTCGCGGACGCCGTCGAAGCCCTGCGCGGATGA
- the hutU gene encoding urocanate hydratase, protein MSGPRPVRAPRGTEPSALGWQQEAALRMLQNNLDPEVAEHPDKLVVYGGTGKAARDWRSFDAMVRTLRTLKQDETMLVQSGRPVGVMQTHEWAPRVLIANSNLVGDWANWEEFRRLEQLGLTMYGQMTAGSWIYIGTQGILQGTYETFAAVAAKKFGGTLAGTITLTAGLGGMGGAQPLAVTMNDGVAICVDCDPRAIERRIEHRYLDVKADSLDHALQLATEARDARRPLSIGVLGNAAELVPQLLAMGAPIDIVTDQTSAHDPLAYLPLGVDFDEMASYAAKDPAGFTSRARESMARHVEAMVGFMDAGAEVFDYGNSIRGEARLAGYDRAFAFPGFVPAYIRPLFCEGKGPFRWAALSGDPADIARTDKAILELFPENESLARWIRMAGERVHFQGLPARICWLGYGERDKAGERFNDMVASGELTAPLAIGRDHLDCGSVASPYRETEAMLDGSDAIADWPLLNAMVNVASGASWVSIHHGGGVGMGRSLHAGQVTVADGTKLGGEKIRRVLTNDPGMGVIRHVDAGYDIAESVADERGVRVPMREGDDA, encoded by the coding sequence ATGTCAGGACCCCGCCCCGTACGAGCACCGCGCGGTACGGAACCGAGCGCCCTGGGATGGCAGCAGGAAGCCGCCCTGCGGATGCTCCAGAACAACCTCGACCCCGAGGTCGCCGAGCACCCCGACAAGCTCGTCGTCTACGGCGGCACCGGCAAGGCGGCCCGCGACTGGCGCTCCTTCGACGCGATGGTGCGCACCCTGAGGACCCTGAAGCAGGACGAGACGATGCTCGTCCAGTCCGGCCGCCCCGTCGGCGTCATGCAGACCCACGAGTGGGCCCCGCGCGTCCTGATCGCCAACTCCAACCTGGTCGGCGACTGGGCCAACTGGGAGGAGTTCCGCCGACTGGAACAGCTGGGCCTGACCATGTACGGCCAGATGACGGCCGGCTCCTGGATCTACATCGGCACCCAGGGCATCCTCCAGGGCACCTACGAGACCTTCGCCGCCGTCGCCGCCAAGAAGTTCGGCGGCACCCTCGCCGGGACGATCACCCTCACCGCCGGCCTCGGCGGCATGGGCGGCGCCCAGCCGCTCGCCGTGACCATGAACGACGGCGTCGCCATCTGCGTCGACTGCGACCCGCGCGCCATCGAGCGGCGCATCGAGCACCGCTACCTGGACGTGAAGGCCGACTCCCTCGACCACGCCCTCCAACTGGCCACCGAGGCCCGCGACGCCCGCCGCCCGCTGTCCATCGGCGTCCTCGGCAACGCGGCCGAACTGGTGCCGCAGCTCCTCGCCATGGGCGCACCCATCGACATCGTGACCGACCAGACCTCGGCCCACGACCCGCTGGCCTACCTCCCGCTGGGCGTCGACTTCGACGAGATGGCCTCCTACGCCGCCAAGGACCCGGCGGGCTTCACGAGCCGGGCACGCGAGTCGATGGCGCGGCACGTCGAAGCCATGGTCGGCTTCATGGACGCCGGCGCCGAGGTCTTCGACTACGGCAACTCGATCCGCGGCGAGGCCCGACTCGCCGGCTACGACCGGGCCTTCGCCTTCCCCGGCTTCGTCCCCGCCTACATCCGCCCCCTCTTCTGCGAGGGCAAGGGCCCCTTCCGCTGGGCGGCCCTCTCGGGCGACCCGGCCGACATCGCCAGGACCGACAAGGCGATCCTGGAGCTGTTCCCGGAGAACGAGTCCCTCGCCCGCTGGATCAGGATGGCCGGCGAGCGGGTCCACTTCCAGGGCCTGCCCGCACGCATCTGCTGGCTCGGCTACGGCGAGCGGGACAAGGCGGGCGAGCGCTTCAACGACATGGTCGCCAGCGGCGAGCTGACCGCGCCCCTGGCGATCGGCCGCGACCACCTCGACTGCGGGTCCGTCGCCTCGCCGTACCGCGAGACCGAGGCCATGCTCGACGGCTCCGACGCGATCGCCGACTGGCCGCTGCTGAACGCCATGGTCAATGTGGCCTCCGGGGCGTCCTGGGTGTCCATCCACCACGGCGGCGGGGTCGGCATGGGCCGGTCCCTCCACGCCGGCCAGGTGACGGTGGCCGACGGCACGAAGCTGGGCGGCGAGAAGATCCGCCGGGTGCTGACGAACGACCCGGGCATGGGCGTCATCCGGCACGTGGACGCGGGGTACGACATCGCGGAGTCGGTCGCCGACGAGCGCGGTGTGCGGGTCCCGATGCGTGAAGGTGACGACGCGTGA
- a CDS encoding roadblock/LC7 domain-containing protein encodes MANTETALKECLSSIEGATGVALVDYTSGMALGTLGGSKGFDLNVAAAGNTDVVRAKMRTMEHLGLKGGIEDILITLTDQYHLIRLISGRGGNGLFLYLVLDVKRANLAMARHQLKKIEEELEV; translated from the coding sequence ATGGCCAACACCGAGACCGCACTGAAGGAATGCCTGTCCTCGATCGAGGGCGCGACCGGCGTCGCGCTCGTCGACTACACCAGCGGCATGGCGCTGGGCACGCTCGGCGGCAGCAAGGGCTTCGACCTCAATGTCGCCGCCGCCGGCAACACCGACGTCGTCCGCGCCAAGATGCGCACGATGGAGCACCTCGGCCTCAAGGGCGGCATCGAGGACATCCTGATCACCCTCACCGACCAGTACCACCTGATCCGGCTGATCAGCGGGCGCGGCGGAAACGGGCTCTTCCTGTACCTGGTGCTCGACGTCAAGCGCGCCAACCTGGCCATGGCCAGGCACCAGCTGAAGAAGATCGAGGAGGAGCTGGAGGTCTGA